The stretch of DNA tcagtatcctgtacaggtgaCCAGGGATCTTCAATTCGTGTAGCACCTCGGCGATGatctcccagctggcactattgaaggcgttcttcacgtcgTTCAAAATCACCGCTCAGTAACGAtcacctcttttttttttgtttaagcgagatCTGAGCTTTTTTCAATAACTGTCCGCTTCGGAAGCAGCACCAGCTTTTGGAATTCCCAATTCACAGGAAAGTAAACGTCGTCCAAGCATTTCTACAGCACCATCTTGAAgatgtcggggaaagcaaggatcgctgATTTCAAGGCCACGCTGTGAATTCCATTGGAGCCGAGTGCTTTTTTTACCTTCAGATGAGCTCTccgttggtgacttgtgcgttctcaGCTTCCTCCTCACCGTACAGTGAAGGGTGGCCAAGGCACAGTGGTTCCTGAATaaatttaggcggccaaaacccaaaaaatgaagttgcataaaaaaaatcctgtaGTCTATCCTACATTCTACGATgttcaaggcatctaggatcACGTGTTTCAACCATTCCACTCGCGAATCATTGCCCTGACAACGCGATAAGATAGCAGTTTCGCATGCTCGCCAGAGCCACTATTTCGCGTGTGTTTTTCTAACATGTGTTTTGGTAAAGTTtgtgaacgattttttttggctcacatgtttcttgaagcatttttaacGGAGAATTTGAATTTGTTGTCAGCTCCAAAATTCGCTTGATTGTAGTATGTGTTAACTCTACACAAAGTAATTACTATTTTGGAAGATTAATTTTGCTTCGGATGAACTTATAAAAATTACCCCGTATTTCCCCACATAACTTTTTTAATGAAAGGGTTCATCAAAGTGTCTCTTATCACTCAGCACTTGAATTTTTCACCCGGAATCCccctttttggttttttttctcaatattaacccgaaatgaattagaaataactgttattTGAAGTTGTCCCTAtttttgtgaatattttttGTGGATCCCAGTTATGTAATAAGAATTTGTTCGATCATTTAAAAACAACTGGACAGGATAGAACTGCCTCAACTCCCGTGAGGAATTCATTATACGACTTCGTTAtaggaaaaacaaatataaccAACATTTCGTCAACTTTGCAAGCGCTTCTACGAAAGAAAATTGGGAGATTTGTTAGTAAATTAGTAGAGAAATAGGGCTCTGCAAACAATATGGTGGACTGATTTTCAAATAAAGAAGATGCATGGCTGATGTTACAATTTGTAATTCCATCAGAAACTGCTAATTGTAGTATTTTCTTATTATAAATGgtgctttaaaaaaattataggttacaatattttttatgttatttaggGATTGCTGAACCGAGTAGTGAAAATGGTTCATCTCTAGGAGGGAGGCCTGAAACATACATTTTGATACCAAACAcgataaaaactgaaaattttgaactttgTCCCCTTGTTCCACCCCcctttttggttttttggtgaaacaaggttgaaaaatgaactcagcCGATGTCCGACTGATTACACAAAGCTTCGTACTGGTTTAGTACACGTCGAAGAGAAGTAAAATCATTTGATGATTTGCTTTGTCATTCAACTTGACAAAGCAAATCATCAAATGAGCTTCGCGTTGTCCCAGTCGATTTTATGGAAAACTCCCTTTCTTAGATCTAATGATCACAAGGAAAGATGACGATACCCTGAAATATGGCATATATCGTAAACCGACATCCACGGACCGGTACAAAAAGTGTGTTAAGAAGGCTTCCCATCTAAACGCATGGGAATCCATGTTCATTCACATCGCTGAGCCGCCGCTTATGAACGAGTTTGAAGCCCCAATTACATCGCAGCTATCCAACTTGACAAAGCAAATCATCAAATGATTTTACTTCTCTTCGACGTGTACTACACCAGTACGAAGCTTTGTGTAATCTGTCGGACATCGTCCCGTAGATGGGCAGCATCGAGCCCGCAACCGGTTGACTAAAAAGGTAAATTTACCATCCTTTTTATGTTTGTGAGAACCATCAGTGTTGTGCCCTGTCGCATTTCGCGTGTTGTGTGTGTACAACAGTTCTTACGTTAGCACAGTGTCTAAAAATGAGCGTATCTGACAACCTCAGTCAaccaaaaattggatttttagcTCAAAAATGTGAGTTAACCGCTTcaattttctcagggaccactaTGCGTCGGTGGGTCGTGTTGCGGAAAGAGTCCTTTCACGATGACCTCtagtttttccggacataattccatgggagtcgttgaaccaCGAATTCCGCAATGACTATTCGATATGCTCCCCCCGCGGATTTGCACAGTTTTCTGTAGCGATTTGATTTACTACTGCGTATCGCTCGCTTCAAGGCGACTCTGGTCGCTCAGAACAACGCGCGGTGCTCTGGACTCTTCTTTTGGCTGGTAGACGattagcgcggaggatgctgagtgtctttttccaccagtaggctgggcATCGTTTATTTGTTGGGTCCAGTCTTCTCGGCACCTATGTTCCTGTCAGCGTCGGCGCTCAGGTTAGGAGTCTGCGatgtgcttcgacgaaaagctccttgtaAAAACCTTCGTCCTTCATTTCCGCTCACAGGTTCATGTTCTTCGTAACACCGCAGGATTCCGTTCGCCGACGCTATACAGAATTGCCTAGAGGTCGCTGTGTATCCCTTCGACACTCTCCACTTCTTGTTTGGAACTATTGATGGACTGCAGAATATttcatcgatgatggattcgcggccaTCCTTTGCGAATGCTTCTAGTAGTTCGGTAACTGGGAACGCGGATCCATACCCGCTGAAGCATGGTCCTATGCTGCTATCCACGATGCATGGAGACAGAGCCTGGGAGACTCATTACTAGCTATATCCAGGTTCTCCGGTCGCCTGTCAACTACGTTATTCTTACATCCGTTTGGCGCCAGGCCCTCCCAGTCCAATCGAATCTCGTCACAACCAAGAGTCTGATTCCGGTGACCAACCATCACGTTATCAATCGCCAGCGAGGCCCAACAAACCTGGCCCTACAGTGGAATGTCAATGGTCTGCATAACAACCTTGCAGAGTTGGAGATCTTAGACCGGGAGCCGAGTCCTTCAGTCATCGCTCTTGAAGAAATAAACCAAGTGTCTCCATAGAACGTCCAGAAAATCTTCGGTGGTAAATACCAATGGTACACAAAGCTGGGCTCCAGAGCTTAGAACCTGGGAAATATCGATGTttgaagccaactggagagCTCTATCAAaaccaagacaatccaaattgTTCATTACatcttgtaacagaataacacgcagcctactcagcttgaataagacagatttgagtacattaatCGGTCTATTGACCAGCCACTGTCCGAGCAGATATCAccttaaaaaatcggaaaactgacAGATGATAATTGTCGCTTCTTAATTTCGAGGCTGAAatttcggaacatttactgtgtcaatgcagtactaattcagcgaagactgaAAATCTTCGACAAAGCTGCTTGGGATTTCTACAGGGTTTCCTCGTTACACCTGATCGCCAGAGACAACCCGAATCTCAGGGAAACCATCACCGAGGATGCGTACCATCGATACTTCGCGTACCTACAGGCATAAAATAgggaagatcgggtaaccaactcCGGTGAGATCTTGGTAGTATGCTGATAGGGAAAGAGGCTCAAAACAACGTCTGTTCACCATGTCAGGGGCGGCTGGTCACTGTCTTCGTGCTAGCGGGGACTCCGACGAGACAGAGgattggtgcaggccctgcaagccatccatAAAAAAGCACAGGAAAATTTACAAAGAAATTCGTGACAGTACAATCAGTACATGAGATCTCTTTCGGGGAAAAAATCGCCAACTGGAAGAGAAAAAGtatgaggagatggagctgctttatcgtgttcgagaatcgcggaagttcctcaagaaactaaacgcctcgcacaaaggctttgtgccgcagGCCGAAATTTGCaggaacaaggaaggaggcatcttaaggaacgaacgcgaggtgatcgaaaggtggaggcagcattacgatgaacacctgaacagcgcgcagacaggagaccaagacggcgttgagaAGGACTAGTGAACAACGACGACATACCAcccgatgggtgaagttaaggaggccataaTTCAACTGAAGAGCCGCGAAGCAGCTGATAatgatggcctcgtagcggatcTCTTCAAGGGAAAATTTGTAGAGTGTAGGCATCGGTTGATAGTTAGGATCTGGGATTCAGAATAGCTACCGGAAAAATGGAAGGACGAGGTAATCTGCCCCATATGAATATTTTGGCCACTCAACCATGGATCGGGTTTATTGGTGAAAAATTTTGAAGaggatctaatctctcaatgggatgtagtgtcattataaataaaaacaaaatcgtGGAGAACAACTCGAACGTGTTGAGGAAGTTAAAGATCTTGGAGTGTTGTTGGACTATCGGCTCTCCTTTAAACTGCAATACTCGGCTATAATTGATAAAGCCAACCGTCAATCAGAGTTCATCCTAAAAGTCGTCGAAGGTTTTAAGGATCCCTTGTGTTTGCGTTCTCTTTACTGTTCGCTAGTCTGGCCATTTTGGAGAATGAATGTGTCGTCTGGAAGCAGTGTGAATTGCTAGAATTGAGGTTTGTGAGGCGGGCGCTGAATAACCTGCATTGGCGTGACCCGACGAATTTTCCACCTCATGAAGAACTTTCTCAAATTCGGCATGCTGTCAACCAAGCTGTATTCGTAGCGAAGATCATACGGGCTGAAATTAACAGTTCTGAGCTACTGGGTCGCATGCGCAACTTATTTTAACTACACTGAGGAATACAAGTAGCATATAGTTTGTTTGGTTTTAATCTGTCAATTTGTTCATTTCGTCAGCGTCTATTGTCtgtgtgtttttttaatttagtaTAAATAAACTTCATGAAGACCTAGATGTCAAATGATGAATTAATAATAAAGATTATACGAAATAAAAAGTTACCTAAATCTATGAAGATAGCGTGTTGGTGTTCCGTCAAATTTTTCAGCAAAGTTGGGTAAGGCGTATTATAATTGGGAAATTTCAACTTGTCAACCGGCGCGGTGTTGTACGAGTATTGTTTCGCAAGGAATAGCCAAATTTCCCCGCGTTTGGTTCTGGGTACGCCATTTTTTATTGCTTGATACAACACTTTGGGATCTTTCTTGCTCTGGACTGCTTCCATTGACGAGGCATCCAGGAACATATCCCAGATGTCTGTCGCTTGTTTGTCACACAGCGTAATTTCATCATACTCCAATTTAATACGTTTGATCTCATTTGATTTTATCTCATTCTGGCGCGCCTGCAAGTGAGCATTTTCCTTCTCCATTCTGTTGAGAATGATTGTTTGCTTGATTGCAATGCGCCATAGTTCACGCAGTTCCTCCCGATCCCGTTTTCTTGTGCTCAAATGGGAAGCCCGCAAGGGTGACATATACTCATCGTCGGTTGCTTTCATATTTTTGGACGGTGTTACCACACGATTAAGTATTGCTTGTCGCCAGGAGCCGGAATGGCAAGAGTTTTCTCGGGGACTATTGCCAACTTTGATGAAGCTAAGGTAATAAATAACATATCAACTTTACTCTCCATAGGTATACAAAACTAATAATTTCTACTTACATATCCATCATTGGTGATTTAAGTTGCGGTGCCGTTGCATTGACTCCTAAATCTGAGTTTTTCCTGCTCAACGAAGGACTAGAACCAACAGTAGATGAACGAGCTCTTGTCTGTGGCTCTAGGTCACTTCCCAACTTCACATCTCCTACTGAGCTCATTGAATCTTTGATTATGTTCACACCACCATTGAAGTCGTCTTTGCTGGCTCTCCGTTTCAATAGGTGATCGAAAGAACTTGTTAGTGATCGCTTTGCTTTCATGAAAATACCGCTGCCACCCAAATACTGGTTCAAAAATTCTGTTCGGTTCTCAGCCGTATCGTGAACGTGCCTTTGCTGCTTCGATTCGCAGTGAGCCCTCAATAGCATCATGAGGAATTGATTCTGTTCACTGAGGCTGTGTCCTGCAGCTTCCTCAGCCCCGTGATACTTTTCCATTAGCAACCTTTGTTCATCCTCGGTCAGTGTGGTGTCTATCCGCTTGAATATCATGTACTGAGTTTTCTTATCGCTCAAACCTTCAATGTCTGAGCATAGCTTGTGATACCACAGCATGGGACAATGCTCGCAAGAGTATATCTGGGCAGATGCTTTATCTTTCTGTTTTTGCTCTGAGCACACCAGAAAAGCTTGCGAGATTGCTATGATAATCTCATCGGCCACATTTTCTGACTGACATTTGAACACGTACCCAATGTAGCCATCGTTGTTGACATCCCTGCAGATGATACCAAAATGGTCAGCGTTTTTCTGGCCCTGGGCACAGCTGGCGACATCACGGAATTCCTTGTGCAGCAGAACCTGTTTGCGATCAGGGCTTATCAGCCTCAGGTCGGTTTGTCCGATGAGGAAAACCATAGTTCGATTTTGCTCCACAATTGGGATTGAACCAATTGAAGCCGAGCGATCACGACGCGGGGGAACACTGTGAACAGAGGGGTAAAGTTAAGTAATATCAATTTTTTGTAGCGGATGATTGAAAGGTAAGAAAATGACATGTTATCCAAAAGCGTGAAGAAACGACAAAAAGCGTTCTGAAATATTATAAAGGGTGCAcgtaaaaaacgctgtagaaaattacccattgggtattttctcttgaaaattgGGGTACAAGTAGTTCAGAGTGTATTTTTACACTATATTTTTATCACTGTCAGTTTTGGGAAGTCGCGAATTGATTTTGTGCAAGCACCtggaaaatcctcaactctctcatcgggatatcggaaaacaactcggaatcgtTCAGTCAACGGTGAGCCGTGTGATTAATcgttactacgaaactctgagcatcAAACGGAAGGAGAAATGCGGTCAGAAAAGATGTTCTATTAGTGGTCAGGTTAACAAGTGCGTCGTGAAAGCATTCAAGCGGAATCTTGTAGCTTCGGTCTGGGATGTGGCCAAAGAGTTgaatctgtccaagtctttcTTATTTGCATTATGatatgaaaacatttttgaacCTTTATACAATTTCGAGACACCACTGGTTTTGTAATTTCGGATTCTAAGTGGATCAAGCTTCACAGACAGgtaggaaaaaaaatagttagaaGAACGTTCTTCCTGTTGATTTGATAGCGCGAGCGAGCGAGCAGCTGTATCGTGCGGTACACCGGATTCTTATAAAGAATTTTACTCTTCGATTTCACGTTAAAAGTTATTTTCTCAAGCCtgtttcagttataatttggtcgcataaagtagAATTTCGTTTTCTGCACAGTACTGCTGGGACAATATTTGCTACCTTGTTCCACTTCTTTTTATTTGAGCTGTTTTTTATACgtttctatgctgagaaatgtcctactgAAACAGGCTTTATATAATAGACAAACATCGTTGCAGGAATCCTTTGGTGGGGAATATCTGTGTGGTTTCCGCAAGGTATGTTCCACAAAGGACCAAATGCTGCGACAGATTCTCCACCTGCCGACTCATCGTCAGTTTATACGACTTCAAGACTGCATACAACTCAACTAAGAGCAATGATGTAGGTGATGATTTTACATCAAGCGAACGTGGTTCAGTGCTTGCAGCTTCGCATAAAATTCGCGCTCACAACAATCGCAGGATATGTGCTGTTGATTAGCATGTCACATCAGCGGGTGTAAGCGGCGATTGGATAGAAGCAGTTTTTATGAATTCTACAAATAATCGGTGATTGATATGACGCCGTTAATGTAAAGTAACTAAGCAGTAGGTCAGAGAGTTATTTGTTTCAACTAACAAAATTACatctcaatatatatatatatatatatatatatatatatatatatatatatatatatatatatatatacatataatcaacaaaaaaaggagaaaagcaAGATGTGCCGCGTAAACATGCAaatcaaatattgtttttcattGACTTACTTATCCTCAGAAGATGGCTTGGGAATGTCTTTCTGCTGTTTCTGTTGAACGGTCGACTTTGGGATGTGGCCGACTTTTGAATTGTCATTTTCTTCTACAAACTGTTTCACCGAGGAGCATTCTCTGCATGGGAAAGTATATTTATGAGATGTCAAAATTTCTAATGAGTGCTTAGTCTTGCATTTTCCAATTTACATAGACTCTTTGAATCTCACTAAGTCATCTATTATCTtagcagtggcgtagcgtgaccgggtgacacccgtGGCGGGtcactacccagcaaacattaaatcgtataactttgcacatgataagtcacatataatttcttatcaaatcacaatcgcataaaatatcaatcaaaatatcgatcatatatatctaaaatcgcataaaatgcaaaaacacgattttccatgtcatcgatggattgagtggtaacgttgtcgtatcaaatcgcatatcagtccaaaacgCATCGCCAGCaaaatttggagtaaattagaggagcacttaatcgcaaatcgtaacAGAAGTTTTCGCCAAAGTaataaattatccttgtgcatctaaatcaattctcaataaatggAATTGTCTTGCGTTCTGTTCAAATATATACGAAATAATATTCTTTCGTGAGGTCTCTTTTTGATGTTCAAATCATCACTAAAAGCTTATTCAATCCTCCGTAAATATATCTTCCGTGATATAAAAAATCATCATGGGAACAACTAGTTAACTGCCCAAATGTGTGCGAAATCATATTCCACCCCTTGGGTGCATTTACAAGCAAACAATTTTGCATGTCCTTTCATCACGGCAGTAAAAGAGAAACTGACAGAGGTTGGCCAACCGACGCATCATGTATCATGCATCAACCGCAGACCAATCGAGactgaaatgaaatttcaagaaacaatagcatttttgagctattgaaacatgtttgtatgggcaataagtaaaaaaacatcTCAATTCGTTCATCCGGTAGAGAGAAACGTTGTACTCCGAAAGTAACTCCCTCGTTCTCGAGACTTTACACtccagtacagaaatgaaagatggaGTATGACAAAataatgaacataaaaaaaacccaGAAAAAATCTATAACATGGACTTTTCCACAGTGACTTATAGATAGTACCATAAATAATAATCGGTTACCATCGttcaaaatcatatttttttcttaatagcTTTTGTCCCGTCCGTCCCCCTACACTACGCCACTGAATCTAAGGCAAATATTGTTATAATCAATGAATAGctgatttaaataaattttgatattcTTATTATCTGTTTTTGAATTACATACGCCAAAAATGTAACAGGATATCAGCAAACGTCATCGTCGAATTCCGTTGAGAATGCCACTTAAGTGTGGATGGTTGGTATAAGATTAAGACTGAAAACACACTAGACGGTTTACCGGCGCGGTTTTTCCAGATGACAAGCCATAGCAAGGGCTCGATATTGGGATGTGAATGAGAGAAACCCAACATAGCGGCTTTGAAACCGCTTCGATTGAACTGCGTTTGAAATTCCTCTGAAGAGTGAAACGTGAAAATTTCACACATTAGatttgaacagttttttttttgcgaaacaattgcttcttttCGGGACTTTCAGTCTCCAGTCAGTTCCAATATTCAGTATAAAGTAAATATTTCATGTAATATGAGAACACGTTTGAAAATACTGAGTTGGCAGTTAACTATAGAAACTTGAATAGAATACTGACGACCCGTTCACGTTCGAGTATTTGATGAATGAATCGCCAGTCTCGGGCCTCGAGAGCCATTCTCTTGTATGGCATCAACTTTCCCAGAAAATCTTTTGCCATCTCAACGAAGGTATTAACTTGCGTCATTTATTGATACTTAGTTGAAATTCATTATCTCACGCCTTTAATATATTCCGAgttgcaagctctagaatacgtgtgaccacagtgcaaaccggaataaatttcttttattttttaacctacttgAGGAATAAATTACTTTCCTTTCTTAACAAATACGTCGATGCTTTTTAAAATGTTCCCATTTCCAAATGACGCAAACATTATGTTGCCTACGGCGGGTTTTCCATTCCAACATACATTTTACATCGAAATATATAACTTACACCTTTTTGGTTGGAAGATCAAAATGACTAACTCGTCGTCCTAGGAAGGCTTCGCCATTCTCTGCTGCTAGTGCTGATGGAGCGTTCTCAGTAGTCGAATTTCCTCCTGCTTCACTGGATTCACTAATTCTGTTCAGAGTCAGCGTTTGCGAAGCTTTTTCCACATCCGTGTCTGATCCTTCCTCATCGTTCGAGGTGGAATTCTACGAAAGAAAAAGAAGGGTAATTCATTTTATTCAatacttttcaaataaataataatttcactAATTCTGTTCAGAGTCAGCGAACCTTGTATACAAATAATTTCGTTTTcactatacactctgtccaacttctataagaccaggtgatgatcttgctgctttgtgtcattgtaaacaaacaatgcttcaatttatattctagtgtataggatttggtgactaccatacactgcatgattttcgtgcaagcgctgagtgtaaatgaatgttttcgtatttttcaactgtcaagtttctgtAAGACCAGGTACATTTTCCGTTATTTTAGgttttttgatcaataaatctggaaaatgccaaagggAACAGTGCTAATGGAGAGAGATGAAGGACAAATCGATACATTTCACGAAGAAGATGGTTTCAGAGaagtcgaagctctctgaccgggataagcgggaaattaCTAGAGCAGGTTCGAATGACTCAAAATCgcatatgcaaataaagcaatatattCAACTACTCAAcaactcgggtgacaattcgtcaaattttggtaaaaaatcctcacataaagagggcttaaaaagtTAAAGCTCCTTATCTTACACCCTCTTACATaagaagacgtctgagttttggcaaagctcacatgaaccgagaGTGGGACAAAGTATGTTGTGACAAACAAtgtttgcaaaaaatacattgtgctatataccataacgaaacgaaagagaaaactttcaatttggatggtcctcatggtttcaacgggtactggcgtgatttgcggaagaaggaacagtattttttgtggaggctcgtgcatggttttggcgggattctgtgcaaccggaaaactcaagatagctttcacatcattcaaggattacatacatgttctggaatcctctctcctaccgtttttgcgtggatatcgtcacaaaaaaatcacattccaacaaagcaatggattaaggaccaaaaacttaatttttggaCTGACCGGCTCGCTcttcagacttgaatcctgttgaaaatcttagggggatccttgtacgcagaatctacactgagggagaacggtacaccacgattgaagagatcaaggtcgcaatttcacaaatttctgcataactctatctaacgaactaatcaagcaaaagggaccaaatttggtatatggaggttttaggaggcaatacatgtttctgtggtggtttgacactcttccccctctctacAGGAGTGGAGGGCGGTGGggcgcattactcgagaatcaatcaagcaaacggaaccaaaattGTACATATGGATGTTCCAGACGGAGGAGGAGGGGTGTTTGGTATGCGTGATTCGATAACGTTTGcgataacgaaattgatcttcgttcgaaaatggaaatggattttgatgtgataattttttttttgtctaaaatcgacactctgggactgagctttttttttcggaatacgaaacgaaaagtatggttttgtgtgccaataaaaatagttatctcgatttttcattcgaaacttgctacgaaatgtagatttgcacgataatacacCCTAtgtaaatattagctcattcggacttcatttactggtgtcacaaactttaaaatttgagttttttgaaaaacgaaaaatcaccgaaaatcgaggttttcaaaaaaatatgttgatgctaaatgtcgatttttttcccatacattcattggcaccctaatgttcaTCCTTCATTTGAATTGAAATATCAGATAATACACTTGAAGCGTACTGCTGGTTTCCCTTCTCGGACTCATCCCTTAGAGGTAAAACATTACTGATACGTTTTGATGTAGACTTCCCTTTTTGTAAATGTAATGATAGCATTTCTCGCATGAGAGTTGTACATACCATTCGTGCCGTTTCCAGCTGTTGCTTGAGCTTTTGCGCGTCGTATGCCTTGAACTTGGGTAACGCGTCATCGATGAAGGTGAAGGGAACCCGTTTGTGTGACActttaattttacctacatacaGCACCTCAAAAAACTGTGAATTATTGGCGGAGATATCGGGCAACGATGACAGGCTCAATGACACACTGGCACTGGTTTGCATGTTTCCTCCGCTAGCGGAATGGTTCAACCCGCCAGAGTAGCTCTTCGAAGACGATAGACGGCCTTGGCTGGAAGGCTGGTTTCCTGTTGTTGTACCATTGCTATTCTGGTAGTGACTCAACGTTGGACTACTGTCATGCTGTGCGGTTCGCATTTGTTCCGAGAGTTTCAAATTGGATGCCGGTGTCGAATGGATGCCCTGGCCACGCAGTGCCCGGTGTATATCGTTTGAGTTTGCACTGGAAGAGACGATACTCTGTGGTATACTACCGACTGATCCTCCACCGATCGATGTTGGATCACGCATTTGCTGCATTAGTTCTGCCATCTGAAAATAGAGAGTAAGTAGGAGCAAGTGTGTATTGAGAGTGTGAGACGAGTTGTACGTGAGAAAACGGTCTAGAATTTGAACTTCGATGACTTGTATACGTAAACAAAAGAGACATATATTATTTAGCCGTTCACAATTTATTGATCTCGGATAACGTCTGTATATTGCGGCTG from Toxorhynchites rutilus septentrionalis strain SRP chromosome 3, ASM2978413v1, whole genome shotgun sequence encodes:
- the LOC129774029 gene encoding TBC1 domain family member 1 isoform X3 → MFTLPLYKDNITVTSWSDASSLRTKKTMAELMQQMRDPTSIGGGSVGSIPQSIVSSSANSNDIHRALRGQGIHSTPASNLKLSEQMRTAQHDSSPTLSHYQNSNGTTTGNQPSSQGRLSSSKSYSGGLNHSASGGNMQTSASVSLSLSSLPDISANNSQFFEVLYVGKIKVSHKRVPFTFIDDALPKFKAYDAQKLKQQLETARMNSTSNDEEGSDTDVEKASQTLTLNRISESSEAGGNSTTENAPSALAAENGEAFLGRRVSHFDLPTKKVECSSVKQFVEENDNSKVGHIPKSTVQQKQQKDIPKPSSEDNVPPRRDRSASIGSIPIVEQNRTMVFLIGQTDLRLISPDRKQVLLHKEFRDVASCAQGQKNADHFGIICRDVNNDGYIGYVFKCQSENVADEIIIAISQAFLVCSEQKQKDKASAQIYSCEHCPMLWYHKLCSDIEGLSDKKTQYMIFKRIDTTLTEDEQRLLMEKYHGAEEAAGHSLSEQNQFLMMLLRAHCESKQQRHVHDTAENRTEFLNQYLGGSGIFMKAKRSLTSSFDHLLKRRASKDDFNGGVNIIKDSMSSVGDVKLGSDLEPQTRARSSTVGSSPSLSRKNSDLGVNATAPQLKSPMMDIFIKVGNSPRENSCHSGSWRQAILNRVVTPSKNMKATDDEYMSPLRASHLSTRKRDREELRELWRIAIKQTIILNRMEKENAHLQARQNEIKSNEIKRIKLEYDEITLCDKQATDIWDMFLDASSMEAVQSKKDPKVLYQAIKNGVPRTKRGEIWLFLAKQYSYNTAPVDKLKFPNYNTPYPTLLKNLTEHQHAIFIDLGRTFPDHKYYKDALGVGQLSLFNLLKAYSILDPELGYCQGLGFICAVLLLHLEETDAFELLKHLMFKRQMRAKYLPDMKQFQLQLYQLSRLLKDHIPELYDWFDQHDISPTLYAAPWILTVFSSHFPLGFVARVFDLLFLESFDVIFRCAIALLEVHKDQLLQRDNFEDIMNYLKTVVPKIDSEVMEKVFRNVFKSDFSRQLIEYQVEYNVLKEEMTSQNHNQENFNRMKEEYQQIETQLHFAQSSLAQHEKTRQAQQHQIQILQTQVQTLENTVQTLVKFVDQAIEQKSDFVLPNEICRIMQQVQDLQHQQAAIQQQKKRSPIFVDRKIGKSISFNSNLGLALNVLEEGNEQDGTSGTPTKKKPFFQNSFEQIRLQKAGLRLNKLEEYSSLEQHDTDRTQNGKLSSTNDDSGIATPISPQMHAPSTTPMAPEYKPVLSIIDNHPLSGDVNVQFNGTTQLKSIKSRIQTRQGSSSSVMSDISDNGVPAGLSNRS